In Streptomyces sp. HUAS ZL42, the DNA window CGTGGGCGTGACCCCGCCGGCCGTCAGCCGCCCACGGCCCTACTTCGTCTTCGCCGCCCGCAGGCCCAGGGGTCCCGCGATCTCCTCCTGCATGACCTTTCCGGCCTCGAACTCCAGCGTGTCGTCGCCCATGCCCTGGTCCGTGTCCAGGCCGTCCAGTTCCTCCAGGGGCTGGTTCAGGCGGACGTGGGCGAGGACCGAGTGCAGGGCGCGCAGGGTCGCCGACGCCGTCGTGCCCCAGTTGGAGAAGTACGAGAACTGCCACCACCACAGGGCCTCCGTCGTGCGCCCGGCGCGGTAGTGGGCCATGCCGTGGCGGAGGTCGGAGATGACGTCCGTCAGGTCGTCGGAGATGCGGGCCGGTACGGGCGCCTTGCGGGGCTCGTACGGGTCGAAGACCTCCGAGTAGACGTCGATCGGTTCCAGGATGCGGGCGAGGTTCTCGCGGAGTTCGTCCACGTCCGCCTCCGGGCCCGGGTCGGGCTCGTAGCGCTCGTCGGGGACGATGTCCTCGTGCGCGCCGAGGCGGCCGCCGGCCAGGAGGAGCTGGGAGACCTCCAGGAGGAGGAAGGGGACGGCCGAGTCGGGCTCGGTCCCCTTGGCTACTTCCGTCACAGCCACCAGGAAGCTCTCCACCTGGTCCGCGATCTGGACCGCGAAGTCGTCCGGGTTCTGGTCGGTCGCGTGCAGCGTGGCGTCAGACATCTAGGAGTCGTCTCCCCTCGAAGGCGCGGCCGAGGGTGACCTCGTCCGCGTATTCCAGGTCGCCACCCACCGGGAGGCC includes these proteins:
- a CDS encoding DUF5063 domain-containing protein, producing MSDATLHATDQNPDDFAVQIADQVESFLVAVTEVAKGTEPDSAVPFLLLEVSQLLLAGGRLGAHEDIVPDERYEPDPGPEADVDELRENLARILEPIDVYSEVFDPYEPRKAPVPARISDDLTDVISDLRHGMAHYRAGRTTEALWWWQFSYFSNWGTTASATLRALHSVLAHVRLNQPLEELDGLDTDQGMGDDTLEFEAGKVMQEEIAGPLGLRAAKTK